GGTTCGTCCAGTCGATTCCACGCCTCGAGACCGTCAGTCGCGTAACTGATAATCTCCTCCGCGGTCGTTCGAAGGTGCGCGTCGGTCGTCTCGACCGCGGTCTCGACCTCGGGAATCGATCGTCGCCGCGTTCGCGCGTAGACGACGCGGTCGGGAAGCACGCCGATGACGCTCGAGCACCCGGCGAGAAGAGAGACGCCGATGCCGGTCGTGCCGGCCAAGAACTGCCGTCTGGAGGCACCCGGGCGGTGTTTCATATGGGTCATAGATAACAAATAGGTGAAAACATTTCGGTTCGAACTATTTCTGACAGAGACAATCCCGCGATCACTCGAGCGATCAGTATAACACGCTGGCGCGGTTCGATCGAACCGATGCCGACGCGCGCCTTCCGGGTCGCCTACGACGGCACCGGCTACTACGGCTTTCAGCGCCAGCCCGACGTTCTCACCGTAGAGGACGCGATATTCGATGCCCTGCGCGGCCTCGAGGTCCTCGCCCCCGACGCCGACAAACCCGACGGCTACGCCGCGGCAGGTCGGACCGATGCCGGCGTCTCTGCGCTCGCCCAGACGGTGGCCCTCGAGGTCCCGGAGTGGCTCACGCCGCGGGCGTTCAACGCCGAACTCCCCGCCGATATTCGGGCGTGGGCGGCCGCCGACGCGGCCGACGATTTCCACGCAACCCATCATGCGGCCGGTCGGACGTACACGTATCATCTGTACGCGCCGCCGGAGCCGGCTGCTCCTGTCGGTTCGATCGACACCTCGAACGCGACCGAACGCGCCGTCGACGACGGCCGGTTCCGAGCCGCCTGCGAGGCACTTTCGGGCAGTCACGATTACCACAACCTTACGCCGGACGACCACAACACCGAGCGCGCGCCGATGCTCGAGGCGACCCGCGACGGCGACTATCTCGTCGTGACGGTCGCCGCGAGCGGCTTCGCCCGCGAACTCGTCCGACGACTCGTCTCGCTGGCTCGAGACGTCGGTACCGGGGCGGAACCACTGGCGAAGATCGATCGGACCCTCGATCCCGACCCGCTGCCGGGTCACGAGGGCATCGCACCCGCGCCCCCCGAACCGCTCGTGTTGGCCGCGGTCGACTACCCTGACCTCGAGTTCGCGGTAGACGAGGACGCGGCCGCGAGCGCTCGAGCGATCTTCGAGCGGCGGCGGATCGACCGCCGGACGGGTGCGCGCGTGGCGGGTCAGATCGCCGACGGCGTCCGGTGAGCCGGCGACCGACGGCATCCAGTCCGTTGACGAGCCTTTTTGTGCTGGGACAGACACCTCGGAGCATGGAACTCTCACCGGAGGAGTACGGCGCGTACTGGCGGGCGTCGCTGCACGTTTCCGCGGGCATCATCATCGTCTATCTGGGCTATCAGGTCGCCTCGCCGCTGTTCGCCTACTCCAACGTCGGCGCGGTCGGTATCGGGATCTTTCTGTTCGTCGCGCTCGTCGTCGCCGGCTGCTTCATCGCGATGCTCGGCGTCGCTCGGACCGTTCGGACCGCCGTCGACGCCGAGATGCGGGGGTAACACGGGACGATCGACTCGAGCCGGTGAACAGAGATTTATCCGTCCGGGCCCTCGTCTCAGACATGAGTGAGTCCGCCCAGTCCCCCGAAGACGAGGTTCGAGAAGCGGTGTCGCTGTTCCTCCAGCGAAACTTTCCCCAGATTCAGGCCCACGGCGGCGACTCCTCGATCACCGAGGTCAATCTCGAGGAGGGCCACGTGGAGATCAACCTAAGCGGGGCCTGCAGCGGCTGCGGCGTCAGCCCGATGACGACGCAGGCGATCCAGCGACGGCTCCCGAGCGAGATCGATACGATCGACTACGTCTCGGTGACTACCGGCTTCGACGGGCTGAGTGAGGGAACGTCTCGGGACATTTCGGACGACGTGCCGTTCTGAATTACACGGCCAGTCCGGTCAATCCCAGCCGTCCGGCCAGACCTCCGCGGCCCGCATTCCCGGCTCGTACTCCTGTTCTCGAAGCTGTTCGCGTAACTCGTCGGACTCGATCCGCGGCACGTCCGTCCGCGTCAGCTCGCGAACCAACAGCGCCGTCAGCATGGCGTGTTCGCGGAGGTTCCGCGGATCGACCTTGTCCCGCGTGTCGGCAGTCGTGTGCCCCCAGCCGCGGCCTCGTTCGGAGCCCTCCGGCGGCTCGCTGTGAAGTTGGAGCGTCGGCACTCCGGCCCGAAGGAACGGCCAGTGATCGCTAAAGGGATGCGGATCGGTCTCGTGAACAACTGGCTGTCCCGCCGCGCTCGTCACCTCGTCGGCCAGTTCCGCGAGCGACTCGGAGCCGTGCGAGAGCGCTTTGAGATTCCGAAATCGGCCCGCGCCGTCGACGTTGACCACCGCGCGGATCGACTCGAGATCGACCGCGTCGGCCATCGCTTCGGCACCCAGCAGTCCGATCTCCTCGCAGCCGACGCCGGCCACTCGCACCCGGCACTCGAGGTCATCCTCGGTCGCCGACAGGGTCGACGTCGCGGCGGCGACGGTCGAGATACCGCAGCCGTTGTCCAGCGCGCCCTCGGTG
Above is a window of Natronorubrum tibetense GA33 DNA encoding:
- a CDS encoding NifU family protein, with product MSESAQSPEDEVREAVSLFLQRNFPQIQAHGGDSSITEVNLEEGHVEINLSGACSGCGVSPMTTQAIQRRLPSEIDTIDYVSVTTGFDGLSEGTSRDISDDVPF
- the truA gene encoding tRNA pseudouridine(38-40) synthase TruA, whose translation is MPTRAFRVAYDGTGYYGFQRQPDVLTVEDAIFDALRGLEVLAPDADKPDGYAAAGRTDAGVSALAQTVALEVPEWLTPRAFNAELPADIRAWAAADAADDFHATHHAAGRTYTYHLYAPPEPAAPVGSIDTSNATERAVDDGRFRAACEALSGSHDYHNLTPDDHNTERAPMLEATRDGDYLVVTVAASGFARELVRRLVSLARDVGTGAEPLAKIDRTLDPDPLPGHEGIAPAPPEPLVLAAVDYPDLEFAVDEDAAASARAIFERRRIDRRTGARVAGQIADGVR